The following proteins come from a genomic window of Pseudomonas putida:
- a CDS encoding formate dehydrogenase subunit alpha encodes MINFFDPASDKSSDLGTPARESEVQVSLSIDGRAISVPAGTSVMRAAAMLGTSIPKLCATDSLEAFGSCRMCMVEIEGMRGYPASCTTPVSEGMVVRTETPRLAGLRRNVMELYISDHPLDCLTCSANGNCELQTVAGQVGLREVRYGYDGANHLDEKKDVSNPYFDYEPSKCIVCSRCVRACEDIQGTFALTITGRGFESRVAAAGGENFLASECVSCGACVQACPTATLTEKSLVQLGQPERSVITTCAYCGVGCSFRAEIKGDQLVRMVPDKNGGANHGHACVKGRFAWGYATHPDRITKPMIRKRLEDPWQEVSWDEAVTYAASEFRRIQLKYGRDSIGGITSSRCTNEEAYLVQKLVRTAFGNNNVDTCARVCHSPTGYGLKQTLGESAGTQSFDSVMQADVVLVIGANPTDAHPVFGSQLKRRLRQGARLIVIDPRRIDLVDSPHARADLHLQLRPGTNVAMLNALAHVIVTEGLLAQRFIDARCETEDFARWRDFVSLPENAPEVLGPVCGVPAEQIRAAARLYATGGNAAIYYGLGVTEHSQGSTAVMGIANLAMATGNIGREGVGVNPLRGQNNVQGSCDMGSFPHELPGYRHVSNEGVRAEFEQAWGVTLQPDPGLRIPNMFEAALDGSFKALYCQGEDIAQSDPNTQHVTAALLAMECVVVQDIFLNETAKFAHVFLPGSSFLEKDGTFTNAERRISRVRKVMEPLAGKADWEATVALANALGYPMNYRHPSEIMDEIARLTPTFRRVSYAEIDRHGSLQWPCNDAAPDGTPTMHIDQFVRGKGRFMLTGYVPTDEKVNNRYPLLLTTGRILSQYNVGAQTRRTGNVAWHDADRLEIHPTDAESRGIQDGDWVGIGSRAGQTVLRAKVSARVAPGVVYTTFHFPESGANVITTDNSDWATNCPEYKVTAVEVVKVFQPSQWQKRYQDFSDEQQRLLKERRTAEKAEVRR; translated from the coding sequence GTGATCAATTTCTTCGACCCCGCTTCTGATAAAAGCAGCGACCTCGGCACACCGGCCCGCGAAAGCGAAGTGCAGGTCAGCCTGAGCATCGATGGCCGTGCCATCAGCGTGCCTGCTGGCACCTCGGTCATGCGCGCCGCCGCCATGCTGGGCACCAGTATCCCCAAGCTGTGCGCCACCGACAGCCTCGAAGCCTTCGGCTCCTGCCGCATGTGCATGGTGGAAATCGAAGGCATGCGCGGCTACCCGGCATCCTGCACCACGCCAGTCAGTGAAGGCATGGTGGTGCGCACCGAAACCCCGCGCCTGGCCGGCCTGCGTCGCAACGTGATGGAGCTGTACATTTCCGACCACCCGCTGGACTGCCTGACCTGTTCGGCCAACGGCAACTGCGAGCTGCAGACCGTGGCCGGCCAGGTGGGCCTGCGTGAGGTGCGCTACGGCTATGACGGCGCCAACCACCTGGACGAGAAAAAAGACGTTTCCAACCCGTATTTCGACTACGAGCCAAGCAAGTGCATCGTCTGCAGCCGCTGTGTGCGCGCCTGCGAAGACATCCAGGGTACGTTTGCCCTGACCATCACCGGGCGTGGTTTCGAATCGCGGGTGGCGGCAGCGGGGGGCGAAAACTTCCTTGCTTCCGAATGCGTGTCGTGCGGCGCCTGCGTGCAGGCCTGTCCAACCGCGACCCTGACGGAAAAGAGCCTGGTGCAGCTGGGCCAGCCTGAGCGTTCGGTCATTACCACCTGCGCCTACTGCGGCGTTGGCTGCTCGTTCCGCGCCGAAATCAAGGGTGACCAGCTGGTGCGCATGGTCCCGGACAAGAACGGTGGCGCCAACCACGGCCATGCCTGCGTCAAGGGCCGCTTTGCCTGGGGCTACGCCACCCACCCGGACCGCATCACCAAACCGATGATCCGCAAGCGCCTGGAAGACCCGTGGCAGGAAGTCAGCTGGGACGAGGCCGTGACCTACGCCGCCAGCGAGTTCCGCCGCATTCAGCTCAAGTACGGGCGCGACTCCATCGGCGGCATCACCTCCAGTCGTTGTACCAACGAAGAAGCCTACCTGGTGCAGAAACTGGTGCGCACGGCGTTTGGCAACAACAACGTCGACACCTGCGCACGGGTGTGTCATTCGCCCACCGGTTATGGCCTGAAGCAGACCCTGGGTGAGTCGGCTGGCACACAAAGCTTCGACTCGGTGATGCAGGCCGACGTTGTGCTGGTGATCGGCGCCAACCCCACTGACGCCCACCCGGTATTCGGCTCGCAACTCAAGCGCCGCCTGCGTCAGGGGGCGCGGCTGATCGTGATCGATCCACGGCGCATCGACCTGGTCGACTCGCCGCACGCCCGCGCCGACCTGCACCTGCAACTGCGCCCGGGCACCAACGTGGCCATGCTCAACGCCCTGGCCCACGTGATCGTCACCGAGGGCCTGCTGGCCCAGCGCTTCATCGATGCCCGCTGCGAAACCGAAGACTTCGCCCGTTGGCGCGACTTCGTCAGCCTGCCAGAGAACGCCCCCGAGGTGCTCGGCCCGGTTTGTGGCGTGCCTGCTGAGCAGATCCGCGCTGCGGCCAGGCTGTATGCCACCGGCGGCAACGCGGCCATCTACTACGGCCTGGGCGTGACCGAGCACAGCCAAGGCAGTACCGCAGTGATGGGCATTGCCAACCTGGCCATGGCCACCGGCAACATCGGCCGTGAAGGGGTAGGGGTGAACCCGCTGCGAGGGCAGAACAACGTGCAGGGCTCGTGCGACATGGGCTCGTTCCCCCACGAGCTGCCCGGCTACCGGCATGTCTCCAACGAGGGCGTGCGTGCCGAGTTCGAACAGGCCTGGGGCGTGACCTTGCAGCCCGACCCGGGTCTGCGCATTCCCAACATGTTCGAAGCGGCGCTGGATGGCAGCTTCAAGGCGCTGTACTGCCAGGGTGAAGACATCGCCCAGAGCGACCCCAACACCCAGCACGTCACGGCGGCCTTGCTCGCCATGGAGTGCGTGGTGGTGCAGGACATTTTCCTCAACGAAACTGCCAAGTTCGCCCATGTGTTCCTGCCGGGCAGCTCGTTCCTGGAAAAGGACGGCACCTTCACCAACGCCGAGCGGCGTATTTCGCGGGTGCGCAAGGTCATGGAGCCGCTGGCAGGCAAGGCCGACTGGGAAGCTACCGTGGCCCTGGCCAACGCCTTGGGCTACCCGATGAACTACCGCCATCCTTCCGAGATCATGGACGAGATCGCCCGCCTGACGCCGACCTTCCGTCGTGTCAGCTACGCTGAAATCGACCGCCACGGCAGCCTGCAGTGGCCGTGCAACGACGCCGCGCCAGACGGCACGCCGACCATGCACATCGACCAGTTCGTGCGTGGCAAGGGCCGTTTCATGCTCACCGGCTACGTGCCCACCGACGAAAAGGTCAACAACCGCTACCCGTTGCTGCTGACCACCGGGCGCATTCTTAGCCAGTACAACGTTGGTGCCCAGACCCGGCGTACCGGCAACGTCGCCTGGCATGACGCCGACCGCCTGGAAATCCACCCGACCGATGCTGAAAGCCGTGGCATCCAAGATGGTGACTGGGTCGGTATCGGCAGCCGCGCCGGGCAGACTGTGCTGCGTGCCAAGGTCAGTGCGCGCGTGGCGCCGGGGGTGGTGTACACCACCTTCCACTTCCCGGAGTCGGGGGCCAACGTGATCACCACCGACAACTCCGACTGGGCCACCAACTGCCCCGAGTACAAGGTGACGGCAGTGGAAGTGGTGAAAGTGTTCCAGCCATCGCAATGGCAAAAGCGCTATCAGGACTTCAGTGATGAACAGCAGCGCCTGCTGAAAGAGCGCCGTACTGCGGAGAAAGCCGAGGTTCGCCGATGA
- a CDS encoding cupin domain-containing protein codes for MKVHEEIEGLAVLIRDLRKFKGLTLGELAQRIGRSVGFLSQVERGVSRPTVADLTAISEELGVSTAYFYKLDKPRELDWVTRPHERRTLHLAGGITDVLASPSITGAFSMLDSHLQPGASSGEEYLDDSSEQGCFVLEGELTVWLGDAEPVTLHANDSFQLQPHARFRYANLTDKPTRVLWVFS; via the coding sequence ATGAAAGTGCACGAAGAAATCGAAGGCCTGGCAGTACTGATTCGCGACCTGCGCAAGTTCAAGGGCCTGACACTGGGCGAGCTTGCACAGCGCATCGGCCGTTCGGTGGGCTTTCTGTCCCAGGTCGAACGCGGCGTATCACGCCCGACCGTGGCCGACCTCACAGCCATCAGCGAAGAGCTCGGTGTTTCGACAGCCTACTTCTACAAGCTGGACAAACCCCGCGAGCTCGACTGGGTCACCCGCCCGCACGAGCGTCGCACGCTGCACCTGGCGGGTGGCATCACCGATGTGCTGGCATCGCCCTCGATAACGGGCGCGTTCTCCATGCTCGATAGCCATTTGCAGCCGGGGGCCAGCAGTGGCGAGGAGTACCTGGACGACAGCTCGGAGCAGGGCTGCTTCGTGCTCGAAGGCGAACTGACCGTGTGGTTGGGCGATGCTGAGCCGGTCACGCTACACGCCAATGACAGTTTTCAGCTGCAACCTCACGCCCGTTTTCGTTACGCCAACCTGACCGACAAGCCCACACGCGTGCTTTGGGTGTTCAGCTGA
- a CDS encoding aminotransferase class III-fold pyridoxal phosphate-dependent enzyme, producing the protein MSEQNSQTLAWQTMSRDHHLAPFSDVRQLAEKGPRIITSAKGVYLWDSEGNKILDGMAGLWCVAVGYGRDELAEVASQQMKQLPYYNLFFQTAHPPALELAKAIAEVAPQGMNHVFFTGSGSEGNDTVVRMVRHYWALKGQKNKKVIIGRINGYHGSTVAGAALGGMSGMHQQGGVIPDVVHIPQPYWFGEGGDMTEADFGVWAAEQLEKKILEIGVDNVAAFIAEPIQGAGGVIIPPQTYWPKIKEILARYDILFVADEVICGFGRTGEWFGTDYYDLKPDLMTIAKGLTSGYIPMGGVIVRDEVAKVISEGGDFNHGFTYSGHPVAAAVGLENLRILRDEQIIQQVHDKTAPHLQQRLRELADHPLVGEVRGLGMLGAIELVKDKATRARHEGKGVGMICRQHCFDNGLIMRAVGDTMIIAPPLVISVEEIDELVEKARKCLDLTYEAVR; encoded by the coding sequence ATGAGTGAACAGAATTCGCAGACCCTTGCCTGGCAAACCATGAGCCGCGACCATCACCTGGCCCCGTTCAGTGATGTCAGGCAACTGGCCGAGAAAGGCCCGCGCATCATCACCTCGGCCAAGGGCGTGTACCTGTGGGACAGCGAGGGCAACAAGATTCTCGATGGCATGGCCGGCCTGTGGTGCGTGGCAGTCGGGTATGGCCGCGATGAGCTGGCCGAGGTCGCCAGCCAGCAGATGAAGCAGCTGCCTTACTACAACCTGTTCTTCCAGACCGCGCACCCGCCTGCGCTGGAGCTGGCCAAGGCCATCGCCGAGGTGGCCCCGCAAGGCATGAACCACGTGTTCTTCACTGGCTCCGGCTCCGAAGGCAACGACACCGTGGTGCGCATGGTCCGCCATTACTGGGCGCTGAAGGGCCAGAAGAACAAGAAGGTCATTATTGGCCGTATCAACGGCTACCACGGCTCTACCGTGGCGGGCGCAGCGTTGGGTGGCATGAGTGGCATGCACCAGCAGGGCGGGGTGATCCCGGATGTCGTGCACATCCCGCAGCCATACTGGTTCGGCGAAGGCGGCGACATGACCGAGGCCGACTTCGGCGTGTGGGCGGCCGAGCAATTGGAGAAGAAGATCCTCGAAATTGGCGTGGACAACGTTGCCGCTTTCATCGCCGAGCCGATCCAGGGCGCCGGTGGCGTGATCATTCCGCCGCAGACGTACTGGCCGAAGATCAAGGAAATCCTGGCCAGGTACGACATCCTCTTCGTCGCCGACGAAGTGATCTGCGGGTTCGGCCGTACCGGTGAGTGGTTCGGCACCGATTACTACGACCTCAAGCCTGACCTGATGACCATCGCCAAGGGCCTGACCTCCGGCTACATCCCCATGGGTGGGGTGATCGTGCGTGACGAGGTGGCCAAGGTCATCAGCGAAGGCGGCGACTTCAACCACGGTTTTACCTATTCCGGCCACCCGGTGGCGGCAGCGGTGGGCCTGGAGAACCTGCGGATCCTGCGCGACGAGCAGATCATCCAGCAGGTGCACGATAAAACCGCGCCTCATCTGCAGCAACGCCTGCGCGAACTGGCCGACCACCCGCTGGTAGGCGAAGTGCGCGGCCTGGGTATGCTCGGGGCGATCGAGTTGGTGAAAGACAAGGCCACCCGGGCCCGTCATGAAGGCAAAGGTGTCGGCATGATCTGTCGCCAGCACTGCTTCGACAACGGCCTGATCATGCGCGCGGTGGGCGACACCATGATCATCGCGCCACCGCTGGTGATCAGTGTCGAAGAGATCGACGAGCTGGTGGAGAAAGCCCGCAAGTGCCTGGACCTGACCTATGAGGCTGTTCGGTAA
- a CDS encoding formate dehydrogenase, with protein sequence MSSENLVKMANQIAHYFDSEPDRALAVQGVRQHMKSFWTPAMLRQLAEWNEAHAGEGLDPKVREALV encoded by the coding sequence ATGAGCAGCGAAAACCTGGTCAAGATGGCCAACCAGATCGCCCATTACTTCGACAGCGAGCCAGACCGGGCGCTGGCGGTGCAAGGGGTGCGGCAGCATATGAAGAGCTTCTGGACGCCGGCGATGCTCCGGCAGTTGGCAGAGTGGAACGAGGCCCATGCGGGGGAGGGGCTTGACCCAAAAGTGCGGGAGGCGTTGGTCTAG
- a CDS encoding formate dehydrogenase gives MLKLYIPCDSVARAVGADQVAEALLREAERRQLPLDIQRTSSRGLYWLEPLIECDSAQGRLGFGPVTPHDAPSLLDALAGEPGGHSLALGPVEEIPYLKTQQRLLFARAGITRPLSLDDYRANGGFAGLEAAVALDGAEVVAAVLDSGLRGRGGAAFPAGIKWRTVRDAGAGQKYVVCNADEGDSGTFADRMLMEGDPFLLIEGMIIAGLAVGADKGYIYVRSEYPDAIRVLDQAFAIAREAGYLGADVAGSGQAFDLEVRVGAGAYICGEETALLESIEGKRGIVRAKPPLPALQGLFGLPTLVHNVLTLASVPIILAKGAAFYRDFGMGRSLGTMPFQLAGNIRQGGLVERAFGLTLRELVEGYGGGTASGRPLKAAQVGGPLGAWVPPSHFDTPLDYEAFAAVGAMLGHGGVVVADDTLNMASMARFALQFCAEESCGKCTPCRIGSTRGMEVVDRLIATSDITERHDQALLLRDLCDTLQYGSLCAMGGMTAYPVASALKYFPADFGLTTTEAAQ, from the coding sequence ATGCTGAAGCTGTATATTCCCTGTGATTCGGTTGCCCGCGCCGTGGGTGCCGACCAGGTTGCCGAGGCCCTGCTGCGCGAGGCCGAGCGCCGCCAGTTGCCGCTGGACATCCAGCGCACCAGCTCGCGCGGGCTTTACTGGCTTGAGCCGCTGATCGAGTGCGACAGTGCGCAAGGGCGCCTGGGTTTCGGTCCGGTTACGCCACACGATGCGCCGTCATTGCTTGATGCCCTGGCGGGCGAACCCGGTGGCCACTCGTTGGCATTGGGGCCGGTCGAAGAAATACCCTATCTCAAGACCCAGCAACGCCTGCTGTTCGCTCGCGCTGGCATCACTCGGCCACTGTCGCTGGACGACTATCGTGCCAACGGCGGGTTCGCGGGCCTCGAGGCCGCCGTGGCGCTGGACGGTGCCGAAGTGGTTGCCGCAGTACTCGATTCCGGGCTGCGTGGCCGTGGTGGTGCGGCGTTCCCGGCCGGCATCAAGTGGCGCACCGTGCGAGACGCTGGTGCCGGGCAGAAGTACGTGGTGTGCAACGCCGACGAGGGTGACTCGGGCACGTTCGCTGATCGCATGCTGATGGAGGGCGACCCCTTCCTGCTGATCGAGGGCATGATCATTGCCGGCCTCGCCGTAGGTGCCGACAAGGGCTACATCTATGTGCGCTCGGAGTATCCCGACGCCATCCGGGTACTTGACCAGGCCTTCGCCATCGCGCGTGAAGCTGGCTACCTGGGGGCTGACGTCGCCGGCAGCGGCCAGGCGTTCGACCTGGAAGTGCGGGTGGGCGCTGGCGCCTATATTTGCGGCGAAGAAACCGCGCTGCTCGAATCCATCGAAGGCAAGCGTGGCATCGTCCGCGCCAAGCCACCGCTGCCTGCGCTGCAAGGGCTGTTCGGCCTGCCGACGCTGGTGCACAACGTGCTTACCCTGGCATCGGTGCCCATCATTCTGGCCAAGGGTGCAGCGTTCTATCGCGATTTCGGCATGGGCCGCTCGCTGGGCACCATGCCGTTCCAGCTGGCCGGCAACATCCGCCAGGGTGGCCTGGTAGAGCGCGCGTTCGGCCTGACCCTGCGCGAGCTGGTGGAAGGCTATGGCGGTGGCACAGCCAGTGGCCGGCCGCTGAAGGCCGCGCAGGTCGGTGGCCCGCTTGGTGCCTGGGTACCCCCCAGCCATTTCGATACCCCATTGGACTATGAAGCGTTTGCCGCCGTGGGCGCGATGCTCGGCCACGGCGGTGTCGTGGTGGCCGACGATACGCTGAACATGGCCAGCATGGCGCGTTTCGCCCTGCAGTTCTGTGCCGAAGAGTCCTGCGGCAAGTGCACCCCGTGCCGCATCGGCTCCACCCGGGGCATGGAAGTGGTCGACCGGCTGATCGCCACCAGCGACATCACCGAGCGTCACGACCAGGCGCTGTTGCTGCGTGACCTGTGCGACACCCTGCAGTACGGCTCGCTGTGCGCCATGGGCGGTATGACTGCCTATCCGGTGGCCAGCGCGCTCAAGTACTTCCCCGCCGATTTTGGGCTGACCACTACGGAGGCCGCACAGTGA
- a CDS encoding formate dehydrogenase subunit gamma, producing the protein MPDELLHLPVIQRILDRDKDTPGALLPILHAVQHEIGYIPDASVPEIAHALNLSLAEVRGVISFYHDFRTAPPARHTLRLCLAESCQSRGAEALAAQLREQLALDDHGTSADGAISLRPVYCLGACACSPALELDGQVHARLTPERLRDLVNGCQEDSAC; encoded by the coding sequence ATGCCTGATGAATTGCTCCACCTGCCTGTGATCCAGCGTATTCTGGACCGCGACAAGGACACCCCAGGTGCCCTGTTGCCGATCCTGCATGCCGTACAGCACGAGATTGGTTACATCCCTGATGCCTCGGTCCCCGAGATCGCCCATGCACTCAACCTCAGCCTGGCTGAAGTGCGTGGGGTTATCAGTTTCTATCACGACTTCCGCACCGCGCCGCCCGCTCGCCACACCCTGCGCCTGTGCCTTGCCGAGTCGTGCCAGAGCCGTGGCGCCGAAGCCCTGGCCGCGCAATTGCGTGAACAGTTGGCACTGGACGACCATGGTACCAGCGCCGACGGGGCCATCAGCCTGCGCCCGGTGTATTGCCTGGGTGCCTGTGCCTGCTCGCCAGCGCTGGAGCTGGACGGCCAGGTGCACGCGCGCCTCACCCCTGAGCGCCTGCGGGACTTGGTCAACGGTTGCCAGGAGGACTCAGCATGCTGA
- a CDS encoding glutamine synthetase: protein MSVIFPDLLAEVRSFRAEHPAIRYVDLIALDIPGHFYGKRYPMDMLEKVAAGAPLKLPQNCVLLGTQGGLYPIGDYCFADGDPDAARRLVPGTLKPVRWEKEVIAQMLITSDGTAKPIEFEPREVLARVLQRLAKRGIRPVVAFELEFYLFDRKLDNGLPQYPRDTATGDEDDQPNMHIERLSRFSSVLHEMVDGANEQGVPANVITAELGPGQFEINFSHSDDALSAADWSALFCRSTRGIAMKHGYRASFMSKPYLDAPGSGMHVHVSLYDAAGNNLLAGSEQRKLRHAVAGCLELLPHCMPIFAPNHNAYRRYGAMVNAASKASWGFEDRDACIRIPESDPRNLRIEHRLAGADANPYLVLAAILTGMEHGLDRGVEPIAPLNDNRQSGIDFPKDALSALAAMRHHPVVNEGLGSEFVMVYCENKYQEQLDFMHHIDAREYRWFL from the coding sequence ATGAGTGTCATCTTTCCGGATCTGCTGGCTGAAGTGCGCTCGTTCCGAGCAGAACACCCGGCAATTCGCTATGTCGACCTGATTGCCCTGGACATTCCCGGGCACTTCTACGGCAAGCGCTACCCCATGGACATGCTGGAAAAAGTCGCAGCCGGTGCGCCACTGAAGCTGCCGCAGAACTGCGTGCTGCTGGGTACCCAGGGCGGCCTTTACCCGATTGGGGACTATTGCTTCGCCGATGGCGACCCGGATGCCGCCCGGCGCCTGGTGCCGGGTACGCTGAAGCCGGTGCGCTGGGAAAAGGAAGTGATCGCCCAGATGCTGATCACGTCCGACGGCACCGCAAAGCCGATCGAGTTCGAGCCCCGTGAAGTGCTGGCGCGTGTGCTTCAGCGTCTGGCCAAACGTGGCATCCGCCCGGTGGTGGCATTCGAACTGGAGTTCTACCTGTTCGACCGCAAGCTTGATAACGGCCTGCCACAGTATCCACGCGACACGGCAACCGGGGATGAAGACGATCAGCCGAACATGCACATCGAGCGGCTGTCGCGCTTCTCGTCGGTCCTGCACGAGATGGTCGACGGCGCCAACGAGCAGGGCGTGCCGGCGAACGTCATCACCGCAGAGCTGGGCCCAGGCCAGTTCGAGATCAACTTCTCGCACAGCGACGATGCCCTCAGTGCGGCGGACTGGTCGGCACTGTTCTGCCGCAGTACCCGCGGTATCGCGATGAAGCACGGTTACCGTGCCAGCTTCATGAGCAAGCCCTACCTGGACGCGCCAGGCAGCGGCATGCATGTGCACGTCAGCCTGTACGACGCTGCCGGCAATAACCTCCTGGCGGGAAGTGAACAGCGCAAGCTGCGCCATGCGGTGGCAGGCTGCCTGGAACTGCTGCCGCACTGCATGCCGATCTTTGCCCCCAACCACAATGCATACCGACGTTATGGCGCCATGGTCAACGCGGCGAGCAAGGCCAGCTGGGGGTTCGAAGACCGTGACGCGTGCATCCGCATCCCCGAGTCCGACCCGCGCAACCTGCGCATCGAGCACCGTCTAGCTGGCGCCGACGCCAACCCGTATCTGGTACTGGCGGCCATTTTGACCGGGATGGAGCATGGCCTGGACCGCGGCGTGGAGCCCATCGCCCCGCTGAACGACAACCGCCAGAGCGGCATCGACTTCCCCAAGGATGCCCTCAGCGCCTTGGCCGCCATGCGTCACCACCCAGTGGTCAACGAAGGCCTGGGCAGCGAGTTCGTGATGGTCTATTGCGAAAACAAATACCAGGAGCAACTGGACTTCATGCACCACATCGATGCCCGCGAATACCGCTGGTTCCTGTAG
- a CDS encoding gamma-glutamyl-gamma-aminobutyrate hydrolase family protein, giving the protein MPRVPVIGITACTSMIGLHATQTISEKYARAAAKAACGLPIVIPSLGELMDSADILDVVDGLIFTGSPSNIEPHHYNGPASAAGTHHDPLRDATTLPLMRAAIAAGVPILGICRGFQEMNVALGGTLHQKVHETGMFMDHREGKDEPLDKQYGPRHTLHVEPGGMLDRMGLPAIFDVNSIHGQGIDVLAPGLRVEALAPDGLVEAVSVENSKGFALAVQWHPEFQVMDNPHYLAIFQSFGKACRHRSVLRQRLLLSA; this is encoded by the coding sequence ATGCCACGTGTGCCCGTGATTGGCATTACCGCATGCACCAGCATGATTGGGCTGCATGCAACCCAGACCATCAGCGAAAAGTACGCGCGCGCGGCAGCCAAGGCAGCGTGTGGGCTGCCCATCGTCATTCCCAGCCTCGGTGAGCTGATGGACAGCGCCGATATTCTCGATGTGGTGGATGGGCTGATCTTCACCGGTTCGCCGTCCAACATCGAGCCGCACCACTACAACGGCCCGGCCAGTGCTGCGGGCACCCATCACGACCCTCTGCGCGATGCCACCACGTTGCCGCTGATGCGCGCGGCCATCGCCGCCGGCGTACCGATACTCGGCATTTGCCGTGGCTTCCAGGAAATGAACGTGGCGCTGGGTGGCACCCTGCACCAGAAGGTCCACGAGACCGGCATGTTCATGGACCACCGCGAAGGCAAGGATGAGCCCCTCGACAAGCAATATGGGCCGCGCCACACGCTTCATGTAGAGCCTGGCGGCATGCTCGACCGCATGGGCTTGCCGGCGATATTCGACGTCAATTCCATCCACGGCCAAGGCATCGACGTATTGGCCCCCGGGCTGAGGGTGGAAGCGCTGGCGCCCGATGGCCTGGTGGAAGCGGTTTCGGTCGAAAACAGCAAGGGTTTTGCCCTGGCCGTGCAATGGCACCCCGAGTTCCAGGTCATGGATAACCCACATTACCTGGCCATCTTCCAGTCCTTTGGCAAGGCCTGCCGGCATCGCTCGGTCCTGCGTCAGAGGCTGTTGCTGTCTGCCTGA
- a CDS encoding universal stress protein, with amino-acid sequence MQAVRSILVVLDPAHAHSRALTRAKLIAGITGARLHLLMCDKRHDHSALLSLLSSQLHDDGYDNVTHEEGWRDNLHDTIIYVQQAEGCELVIKDHRPDNPLKKALLTPSDWKLLRQCPCAVLMVKSERPWTGGKILAAVDVGNQDEDHRRLHASIIDHGFEIAKLAKGELHVISAHPSPMLSASDPAYQLSDTIEKRYREACKAFQAEYGISDECLHVAEGPADVLIPHTEQKLDAVVTVIGTVCRTGISGALIGNTSEVVLDALEGDVLVLKSEEAIAHLAELARG; translated from the coding sequence ATGCAAGCCGTCCGCAGCATCCTCGTCGTCCTCGACCCCGCGCACGCCCACAGCCGCGCGCTTACGCGGGCCAAGCTGATCGCTGGCATTACTGGCGCACGCCTGCATTTGCTGATGTGCGACAAACGGCATGATCACAGCGCGCTGCTGAGCCTGCTGAGCAGCCAGTTGCATGATGACGGCTACGACAATGTCACCCATGAAGAGGGCTGGCGCGACAACCTGCACGACACCATCATCTATGTACAGCAGGCCGAAGGCTGTGAACTGGTGATCAAGGACCACCGTCCGGACAACCCACTGAAAAAAGCCCTGCTCACCCCCAGCGACTGGAAGCTGCTGCGCCAATGCCCATGTGCCGTGCTGATGGTCAAGAGCGAGCGGCCGTGGACCGGGGGCAAGATCCTGGCGGCGGTGGACGTGGGCAACCAGGACGAAGACCACCGCCGCCTGCATGCCAGCATCATCGACCATGGCTTCGAGATTGCCAAACTGGCCAAGGGAGAACTGCATGTCATCAGTGCCCACCCGTCGCCGATGCTGTCAGCGTCGGACCCGGCCTACCAGCTGAGCGATACGATCGAAAAACGCTACCGTGAAGCGTGCAAGGCGTTCCAGGCCGAATACGGCATCAGCGATGAGTGCCTGCACGTGGCCGAAGGGCCGGCGGATGTGTTGATTCCACATACCGAACAGAAGCTCGATGCAGTGGTGACAGTGATAGGTACGGTGTGCCGCACAGGGATTTCCGGGGCGTTGATCGGTAATACCTCGGAAGTGGTGCTGGATGCGCTGGAGGGCGATGTGCTGGTGCTCAAGAGCGAGGAAGCCATCGCCCACCTGGCGGAGCTGGCCCGCGGCTGA
- a CDS encoding ProQ activator of osmoprotectant transporter prop produces the protein MGFEQLAELRDRLRAEKGQVKADSAKPPKRKSPPQAKPREMDPAVAAIWPLQKHFPLAFPVNPAPKVPLKEGIFKDAEQHLELLGLTREQLKLGISTWCRGARYWASMVENAPRLDLNGQAAGTVTAAQALHAKQQAARQRSQDRRNRAKSKAQAQAPAPAADTEAVQSTD, from the coding sequence ATGGGTTTTGAACAACTAGCTGAGCTACGAGACCGCCTGCGGGCGGAAAAAGGGCAGGTAAAGGCCGATAGCGCGAAACCGCCCAAGCGCAAGTCGCCCCCGCAGGCGAAGCCGCGCGAGATGGACCCGGCGGTGGCAGCGATCTGGCCACTGCAGAAGCATTTTCCCTTGGCTTTCCCGGTCAACCCGGCCCCCAAGGTGCCGCTCAAGGAGGGCATTTTCAAGGATGCCGAGCAACACCTGGAGCTGCTTGGGCTGACCCGCGAACAGCTCAAACTGGGCATTTCGACCTGGTGCCGTGGCGCTCGATACTGGGCGAGCATGGTGGAGAATGCACCGCGCCTTGACCTCAACGGTCAGGCTGCAGGTACCGTGACCGCCGCTCAGGCGCTGCATGCCAAGCAGCAAGCTGCGCGGCAACGCAGCCAGGACCGACGCAATCGTGCGAAGTCAAAGGCCCAGGCCCAGGCTCCGGCCCCCGCCGCCGACACCGAGGCGGTGCAGTCTACCGACTGA